A window from uncultured Desulfobacter sp. encodes these proteins:
- a CDS encoding O-antigen ligase family protein, whose translation MFSIKPLAFISLFLICTAGAIFLPHLGIYGYLADYCIGTSKQWWESPFSGLGIRYSFTLALATIAGFVLQRRRLRFGFSMITIHEIFCLLFLMVMWMSYFSGDGTMNRYSTVDHPTVKFTKVVFFVLLMTHTITDRKKLSGLLWIFVLCALALGLKSWELPRRAYVSGRLEGVGGADFAEANFFAAFMAAMLPIIGVQLLRSKNWGLRILCLISAAFTANTVVLCRSRGALVGIVMGAMASLVTAPKQFRKKIAIGLILGAIGGLYVVDQQFLERISTIIVSDGEERDESAESRLRLWVAGMQMVYNQPFGIGVGNWYQTIGSYIPEYAGKDSHNTYVKCIAEMGILGFLIFAFVIFFSLMEIMRLKRYAEYLPPDVYNDLKLLIFAIFITLVIILTCGLTITMIYTETIWILLMLPVCLRRTLENELLGMSPK comes from the coding sequence ATGTTCTCCATCAAACCGTTAGCCTTTATCTCCTTATTTTTAATCTGCACTGCTGGCGCGATTTTTCTACCCCATTTAGGGATTTACGGTTATTTAGCCGATTATTGTATTGGGACATCCAAACAATGGTGGGAATCACCATTCTCAGGCCTGGGCATTCGTTATTCCTTTACCTTGGCGTTGGCAACCATAGCTGGTTTTGTTCTTCAACGGCGTAGGCTTAGATTCGGCTTTTCAATGATTACGATTCATGAAATATTTTGTCTATTGTTTCTGATGGTTATGTGGATGTCATACTTTAGTGGTGATGGGACCATGAACAGGTATTCAACAGTAGATCACCCAACTGTAAAGTTTACAAAAGTAGTTTTCTTTGTATTGCTGATGACCCACACCATAACAGATCGTAAAAAGCTTTCAGGGCTTTTATGGATATTTGTCCTCTGTGCTCTGGCATTAGGGCTTAAATCATGGGAATTACCGAGACGGGCTTATGTCAGTGGGCGGTTGGAAGGAGTGGGCGGGGCTGATTTTGCCGAGGCAAATTTTTTTGCCGCATTTATGGCTGCAATGTTGCCTATTATCGGAGTTCAGCTTTTGAGAAGTAAAAACTGGGGACTTCGTATTCTTTGTCTCATATCTGCGGCATTTACAGCGAATACCGTTGTTCTGTGCCGAAGCCGAGGCGCTTTGGTTGGTATTGTAATGGGTGCGATGGCCTCTTTGGTTACGGCCCCAAAACAATTTCGAAAAAAAATTGCCATTGGACTGATTCTTGGGGCAATTGGCGGCCTTTATGTGGTGGATCAGCAATTTCTTGAAAGGATTTCAACAATTATTGTTTCCGATGGCGAAGAAAGGGATGAATCTGCTGAAAGTCGACTTCGTTTATGGGTTGCGGGGATGCAAATGGTATACAATCAACCGTTTGGGATCGGTGTTGGCAACTGGTATCAAACCATCGGCAGTTACATTCCTGAATACGCAGGAAAAGATTCTCACAATACATATGTAAAGTGTATAGCAGAAATGGGGATATTGGGTTTCTTAATTTTTGCATTTGTAATTTTTTTTAGTCTGATGGAAATCATGCGGTTAAAGCGCTATGCAGAATATTTACCTCCAGACGTATATAACGATCTTAAATTACTCATATTTGCCATATTCATTACTCTTGTCATCATACTCACTTGTGGGCTAACCATCACCATGATTTATACTGAGACTATTTGGATCTTACTGATGCTTCCAGTGTGCCTCAGGCGAACTCTTGAAAACGAACTTTTAGGAATGAGTCCGAAATAA
- a CDS encoding glycosyltransferase family 4 protein: MKILHISALPIWSMDGKGGMPSLLETLNGHVREKNEIEVILPRYDLFSHDFAEVSTKQTDAYSVHIANCRWLPFAKAFRNRVSRVYGRNTIPYPVRSIINVSMLFLLTFSLVKAGKRICTKKNIVPDLVYAHNQYAALAGYILGKMLRIPNVTRLYGTFLADLMKKPFVSLRYPTAAAGYLVPSNLLICANDGTRGDEVAKKFRIPKHRFRFWQNGIDPPSEKPSTTRQDLVNRFGPKLRLESIWAISCSRLSNWKRIDRMLYAISYCKQKKADCQLIVAGDGPEKQNLNNLVMKLGIEDHVVWMGAVGHNDIWGLMNAADIFMITNDVTNRCNPLFEATWANLPVVSIKDFSTSDLLIHNGNALLADKNSSEELGQNLAILCENRGVRKRMKFKQKKMAESFWTWEERMKTEVKELENLFMPARR, translated from the coding sequence ATGAAAATACTTCATATCTCAGCGCTTCCAATTTGGTCTATGGATGGGAAAGGGGGCATGCCCTCTTTGCTGGAAACATTAAATGGGCATGTTCGGGAAAAAAATGAAATTGAGGTAATTTTACCCCGATATGATTTGTTTTCACATGATTTTGCAGAGGTGAGTACCAAACAAACAGATGCTTACTCTGTTCATATAGCCAATTGCCGGTGGCTTCCATTTGCAAAAGCCTTCCGCAACAGAGTCAGCCGGGTCTATGGGAGAAATACCATCCCCTACCCTGTCCGATCAATAATAAATGTTTCAATGCTTTTTTTATTGACTTTTAGCCTTGTCAAGGCAGGCAAAAGAATCTGTACGAAAAAGAATATAGTCCCGGATCTTGTTTATGCCCATAATCAATATGCCGCATTGGCCGGTTACATCTTAGGAAAAATGTTGAGGATACCCAATGTCACAAGGCTTTATGGAACCTTTTTAGCTGATTTGATGAAAAAGCCTTTTGTTTCCCTCCGGTATCCAACGGCAGCAGCCGGATATCTGGTGCCGTCCAACCTTCTCATTTGCGCTAACGACGGAACCAGGGGTGATGAAGTGGCTAAAAAATTTAGAATTCCAAAGCATCGGTTCCGGTTCTGGCAGAATGGTATTGACCCGCCTTCGGAAAAGCCGTCAACCACAAGGCAGGATCTGGTAAATCGATTTGGGCCAAAGCTGCGGCTTGAAAGCATTTGGGCAATTTCATGTTCCCGTTTGAGTAATTGGAAGCGGATTGACCGAATGCTTTACGCAATTAGCTATTGCAAACAGAAAAAAGCGGACTGCCAATTAATTGTGGCAGGAGATGGCCCGGAAAAACAGAATCTGAACAATTTGGTCATGAAGCTGGGTATAGAAGACCATGTTGTCTGGATGGGAGCTGTAGGCCATAATGATATATGGGGCCTGATGAACGCAGCTGATATTTTTATGATTACCAATGATGTTACTAATCGGTGCAACCCTCTTTTTGAGGCCACATGGGCAAATCTTCCGGTTGTTTCCATTAAAGATTTCTCCACGTCTGACTTGTTGATTCACAACGGCAATGCTTTGCTGGCAGATAAAAACAGCAGCGAAGAGTTGGGGCAGAATCTGGCCATTCTTTGCGAGAACAGGGGCGTTAGAAAAAGAATGAAGTTTAAACAAAAAAAAATGGCGGAATCTTTCTGGACGTGGGAAGAAAGAATGAAGACGGAAGTTAAGGAACTTGAAAACCTTTTTATGCCTGCAAGAAGATAA
- a CDS encoding polysaccharide biosynthesis C-terminal domain-containing protein produces MSSAKSILKNLTANWIGVGANLLVMFFLSPFIVHTLGVTEYGIWQLLTVLTGYMGILDLGVRASTGRYIMLYLGKGQQDKVDETIRTGLGLYTTLSGFIMLAGVLLGLGFPYLFPSVPFQYHGMLRILLPILAFNIWISATGVVLSSILTAYERFDVARGADLIVLTVRTIGTIVALKLDMGLVGLTAAIILSNLVGLAMNYLLASKIHNNLKIFPFILMKERVKELYSYGIGAFLIAVSVRIIGQTDLLIVGTFINVDSVAIYSIGAMVIYYSGTFTKMIDNTFFPGLQKAVAQNKQNEANYILIRQIQLSLIVGILLFIGYFSFGKSFIRLWMYEPRNFPLSSVVKAAQVMAILSCSKLLLLLGSFSRSILAATDHIGFAAKMTVLEAIVNLLLSITFVVICGWELNGVAAGTFAAHLMFQTILVPYYACRKAGIDWSRIIFLTGVKGGICGTSFFVACHYIQKFTHSRTWVEFFFQVFLAVLIYLPVAWLTLVPINDRDRLKNKVMTVLQTKN; encoded by the coding sequence ATGTCCAGTGCTAAGTCCATTCTAAAAAACTTAACAGCAAACTGGATTGGTGTTGGTGCCAATCTGTTAGTCATGTTTTTCTTGTCTCCGTTCATTGTTCACACGCTGGGCGTAACGGAATATGGTATCTGGCAGTTACTGACTGTGCTGACTGGGTATATGGGAATTTTAGACCTTGGCGTCCGTGCCAGTACGGGGCGCTATATAATGTTATACCTTGGCAAAGGGCAACAAGACAAAGTTGACGAAACCATCCGAACCGGATTAGGTCTATACACGACCTTAAGTGGATTTATAATGCTGGCAGGTGTTTTACTTGGCTTAGGATTTCCCTATCTTTTTCCGTCCGTTCCATTTCAATACCACGGTATGCTACGAATCCTTCTCCCAATCCTGGCGTTCAATATATGGATATCAGCAACGGGAGTGGTTCTCTCTAGTATTTTAACTGCCTATGAAAGATTTGATGTAGCCCGAGGGGCGGATTTAATCGTACTGACTGTCAGAACCATTGGGACCATTGTGGCACTCAAGTTGGATATGGGCCTTGTTGGCTTGACTGCCGCAATCATTTTGAGCAACCTCGTTGGTTTAGCAATGAACTACTTATTAGCCAGTAAAATTCATAATAATTTAAAAATTTTCCCGTTCATTTTAATGAAAGAGAGAGTAAAAGAATTATACAGTTATGGAATAGGGGCATTTCTCATTGCTGTTTCAGTAAGGATAATCGGGCAGACGGATTTATTAATAGTGGGTACATTTATTAACGTTGATTCTGTTGCAATATACAGCATTGGTGCCATGGTCATCTATTATTCCGGAACTTTCACTAAAATGATTGATAATACATTTTTCCCCGGCTTACAAAAAGCAGTGGCACAAAACAAACAAAACGAAGCCAATTATATTTTAATTCGTCAGATCCAATTATCGCTTATTGTGGGTATTTTATTGTTTATCGGATATTTTTCATTTGGAAAATCTTTTATTCGATTATGGATGTATGAACCTCGAAATTTCCCGCTCAGTTCAGTAGTAAAAGCGGCACAAGTTATGGCAATACTTTCCTGTTCAAAACTACTCTTGCTTTTAGGCTCGTTCAGTCGAAGCATCCTTGCGGCAACAGATCATATCGGGTTTGCAGCAAAAATGACGGTTTTAGAAGCAATTGTTAACCTATTGTTGTCCATCACGTTTGTCGTAATCTGTGGTTGGGAGCTGAATGGTGTCGCAGCTGGAACTTTTGCAGCGCACCTGATGTTTCAAACCATTCTTGTACCATACTATGCTTGTCGAAAAGCCGGAATAGACTGGTCCCGTATTATTTTTCTAACAGGCGTCAAAGGAGGGATTTGCGGGACTTCTTTTTTTGTAGCCTGTCACTATATCCAGAAATTCACACATTCCAGGACCTGGGTCGAGTTTTTTTTTCAGGTGTTTTTGGCCGTTCTGATTTATTTGCCGGTAGCTTGGCTGACTCTGGTACCGATAAACGATAGGGACCGCCTGAAAAATAAAGTAATGACGGTTCTACAAACTAAAAACTGA
- a CDS encoding glycosyltransferase, with product MLTGKTILCFASGYDAPPTSKHHVMLLLAEQNTVLWINYHASRMPTTSSSDLLYMAKKLIEIIKGLKNPRKNLFVLTPLVIPLPSSRFARTLNRFLLIFQIRLALKKIRKGPVQVWSFTPDIAYALDQFNEEKVVYYCVDDHAAFSGYDTVQVLKDEEELCRKSDLVITTSMVLQEKKKGWNPNTILVTHGVDFNHFNRAVTQNLACPEELKNIPRPRLGFFGLIRDWVDVDLLWQIAKKRPEWHFVLIGDADSSIDLNKYKETQNMHFLGRKLYQDLPAFCRHLDLGLIPFKVNELTHAVNPIKLREYLSAGLPVVSTPMPEVKKYDHLVKLADTPHSMEQAISNFLDSENFDEKQATRISAMSKETWQAKIELINRFL from the coding sequence ATGCTAACTGGAAAAACCATTCTCTGCTTTGCCAGCGGATATGATGCCCCTCCCACCAGCAAGCACCATGTCATGCTCCTGCTGGCGGAACAAAATACTGTGCTGTGGATCAACTATCATGCATCCCGAATGCCGACAACCAGTTCTTCCGACCTATTGTATATGGCAAAAAAGCTGATAGAGATCATCAAAGGGCTTAAAAACCCCAGAAAAAACCTTTTTGTTCTGACCCCGCTGGTGATTCCGCTGCCAAGTTCTCGATTTGCGAGGACACTTAACCGGTTTTTGCTGATTTTCCAGATCAGACTCGCCCTCAAAAAAATTCGGAAAGGGCCTGTTCAGGTGTGGTCGTTTACCCCAGACATTGCGTATGCGCTGGATCAGTTCAATGAAGAAAAAGTGGTCTATTATTGCGTGGATGATCATGCCGCCTTTTCGGGCTACGATACGGTTCAGGTACTAAAAGATGAAGAAGAGCTCTGCCGGAAATCAGACCTGGTTATCACCACCTCCATGGTGTTGCAGGAAAAGAAAAAAGGCTGGAACCCCAACACCATCCTTGTTACCCACGGTGTGGATTTTAACCACTTCAACCGTGCGGTAACCCAAAACCTTGCCTGCCCGGAGGAGCTGAAAAATATCCCCCGCCCCCGCCTGGGCTTCTTTGGCCTGATCCGGGACTGGGTGGATGTGGATCTACTCTGGCAAATCGCAAAAAAAAGACCGGAATGGCACTTCGTGCTGATCGGCGATGCCGACTCCAGTATAGATCTCAACAAATACAAAGAAACCCAAAACATGCATTTTCTGGGACGCAAACTATATCAAGACCTGCCGGCCTTTTGCCGCCATCTGGATCTTGGACTGATTCCCTTCAAGGTTAATGAGTTAACCCATGCGGTGAATCCCATCAAACTGCGCGAGTATCTGTCTGCCGGCTTACCGGTGGTTTCAACCCCCATGCCGGAGGTTAAAAAATACGATCATCTCGTAAAACTGGCTGACACCCCACATTCAATGGAACAGGCCATATCTAATTTTCTGGATTCAGAAAATTTTGATGAAAAACAGGCCACCCGTATATCAGCAATGTCAAAAGAAACTTGGCAGGCAAAGATAGAGTTAATTAATCGATTTTTATGA
- a CDS encoding TIGR03087 family PEP-CTERM/XrtA system glycosyltransferase, translating to MKVLYLAHRVPYPPNKGDKIRTFNEIRYLCRNHEIDLLALADDPKDLAFKRNLEKYCNRVKLFGLNILKSKLNSLAGLAIPSRPLSVSYFYNKRLQTCLDQWVAQKDYDAVIGFSSPMAEYLFRCPTLNEMSTPGKAFSSLTRPVLIMDFCDVDSQKWHQYAANSRFPLNLVYEIESKRLLEYEKKINRLFHHSVFVSTREVEIFINLNKKAQNLTAVPNGVDHDYFSPDAGFEPIPVKEKEDQKVLVFTGAMDYYANVEGVSWFCKKSLPRIKTAHPDVLFYIVGNNPSPEVKALGEQQGIRVTGYVDDIRPYYLGADVCVIPLRIAAGVQNKVLEAMAMARPVVTTHKAFEGIKGEPDEHVLVDDDPRHFADKVIQLLNTREKGIALGNNARNFILKNYNWQTNIANLEALLSAEPVPN from the coding sequence ATGAAGGTTCTGTATCTGGCCCACCGGGTACCCTACCCGCCGAACAAAGGGGACAAAATCCGGACCTTTAATGAAATCAGATACCTTTGTCGCAACCATGAAATTGATTTACTTGCGCTGGCAGATGATCCGAAAGATCTGGCCTTTAAAAGAAACTTGGAAAAATATTGTAACCGGGTGAAACTTTTCGGCCTAAATATCTTGAAATCAAAGCTAAACAGCCTGGCCGGCCTGGCAATCCCGTCCAGACCATTGTCTGTTTCGTATTTTTACAACAAAAGACTTCAGACCTGCCTGGATCAATGGGTGGCCCAAAAAGATTATGATGCGGTTATTGGCTTTTCATCTCCCATGGCCGAATACCTGTTCCGGTGTCCGACACTCAATGAAATGAGTACCCCGGGCAAGGCATTCTCAAGCCTAACACGGCCCGTCCTTATTATGGATTTTTGTGATGTAGACTCCCAGAAATGGCATCAATATGCTGCCAACAGCCGCTTTCCACTGAATCTGGTTTATGAAATTGAAAGCAAGCGTCTTTTAGAATACGAAAAAAAAATCAACCGTTTATTTCACCACTCTGTCTTTGTCTCAACCCGTGAAGTTGAAATATTCATTAATCTGAATAAAAAAGCCCAAAACCTGACAGCTGTTCCCAATGGAGTGGATCATGACTATTTCTCTCCGGATGCCGGATTTGAGCCCATTCCAGTCAAGGAAAAAGAGGATCAGAAGGTTCTGGTTTTTACAGGGGCCATGGACTATTACGCAAATGTTGAAGGCGTTTCCTGGTTTTGTAAAAAAAGTTTACCGCGGATCAAAACAGCGCATCCGGATGTTCTGTTTTATATTGTGGGCAACAATCCGAGCCCTGAAGTCAAAGCGTTAGGAGAACAACAAGGCATCCGGGTCACCGGCTATGTGGACGACATCCGGCCTTATTATCTGGGGGCTGATGTCTGTGTCATTCCTTTGCGTATTGCTGCCGGTGTCCAAAACAAGGTTTTGGAAGCCATGGCCATGGCCCGTCCTGTTGTTACTACACATAAAGCGTTTGAAGGGATCAAGGGCGAACCTGATGAACATGTACTGGTCGACGATGATCCCAGACACTTTGCCGATAAAGTTATCCAACTGCTGAATACCAGAGAAAAAGGGATTGCTCTGGGTAACAACGCCCGGAATTTTATTCTTAAAAACTATAACTGGCAGACCAACATAGCGAACCTGGAAGCTTTACTCTCAGCGGAACCTGTACCCAATTGA
- a CDS encoding GNAT family N-acetyltransferase: protein MRPHLTIRVATVSDKSAWDNYVLKHQNGIAYQLFAWKEAVEKAYHFEACYLMARENCKIKGVLPLVIFKLPFSKKKLISLPYCDAGGPLADDTLVERALFKKSLEIAQSAKVSIRSSKPFADLPSGNTINQQKARLLLNLPDGSDRFLEGLKAKVRSQVKKAYKNGLTSTLGSLNLLPDFYSVFSENMRDLGSPVHSKQWIHAILRYYGNRAHVALVYTPNGEPAAAGIILCHPKVVSIPWASSLRRFNKLNPNMMLYWTFLKFAADNGYPTFDFGRSTPGEGTFRFKKQWGARPEYLHWAEFKQDRQLSISGSSVSKSREFAESFIRHLPIPAATTLGLIGRKYISL, encoded by the coding sequence ATGCGACCCCACTTAACAATACGTGTCGCAACGGTTTCAGATAAATCGGCCTGGGATAATTATGTTCTTAAGCATCAAAACGGCATTGCTTATCAGCTGTTTGCATGGAAAGAGGCTGTTGAAAAAGCCTATCATTTCGAAGCTTGCTATCTCATGGCGAGGGAGAATTGTAAAATAAAAGGCGTTTTGCCACTGGTAATTTTCAAATTGCCTTTTTCAAAAAAAAAGCTGATATCCCTGCCCTACTGTGATGCAGGGGGACCTTTAGCAGATGATACGTTAGTTGAACGCGCGTTATTTAAAAAATCATTAGAGATAGCCCAGTCTGCCAAGGTATCCATAAGATCCAGCAAACCGTTTGCAGATCTGCCTTCGGGAAATACGATAAATCAACAAAAGGCAAGACTGCTTCTCAATCTTCCCGATGGTTCCGATCGGTTTCTTGAGGGATTAAAGGCGAAAGTTCGAAGCCAGGTAAAAAAAGCCTACAAAAACGGATTGACATCAACACTGGGATCACTGAATTTGCTGCCTGATTTTTATTCGGTATTCTCAGAAAATATGAGGGACCTGGGATCTCCGGTCCACAGCAAACAATGGATACATGCCATTCTTAGATACTATGGCAACCGGGCACATGTTGCGCTTGTTTACACACCTAACGGAGAGCCGGCCGCTGCCGGAATTATCCTGTGTCACCCCAAGGTCGTCTCCATCCCATGGGCATCTTCCCTGCGTAGGTTCAATAAACTCAATCCCAACATGATGCTTTACTGGACTTTTTTAAAGTTTGCTGCAGACAATGGTTATCCAACCTTTGATTTTGGCAGATCCACGCCCGGGGAGGGAACGTTTCGGTTTAAAAAACAATGGGGCGCGCGTCCGGAATATCTTCACTGGGCCGAGTTTAAACAGGATCGTCAACTCTCCATTTCCGGATCTTCCGTTTCAAAAAGTCGGGAATTTGCAGAGTCTTTCATAAGGCATCTACCGATACCCGCAGCAACAACCCTGGGTTTGATTGGCAGAAAGTACATCTCATTATGA
- the wecB gene encoding UDP-N-acetylglucosamine 2-epimerase (non-hydrolyzing) — MIKIMLIAGARPNFMKIAPIARAFDKTTEIQYKILHTGQHYDQNMSDIFFEELGIKNPDYHLGAGGGTHAQQTAKIMVEFEAICEKDRPDLVLVVGDVNSTLACAIVAKKMHIKVAHVEAGLRSFDLAMPEEINRMVTDSITDLFFVTEEQGMVNLKKEGKPDTSVHFVGHVMIDNLYYQLSKLKKMSPATFKTTEYKLQHTRYGVVTLHRPSNVDDKNSLGSIIDSLAEISKTLPLIFPIHPRTRKKLESFDIKLPETITLTDPLSYMEFLNLWKDSVVALTDSGGLQEETTALGIPCLTLRENTERPITVTQGTNELVGVSKNKLMTNFETIMAGNWKTGKRPNLWDGQAAERITKTILAS, encoded by the coding sequence ATGATTAAAATCATGCTGATTGCCGGGGCTCGTCCTAACTTTATGAAGATTGCACCCATTGCCCGGGCTTTTGATAAGACAACTGAAATTCAATATAAGATTCTGCATACAGGCCAGCATTATGACCAGAACATGAGCGATATCTTTTTCGAAGAGCTTGGTATCAAAAATCCGGATTATCATCTGGGCGCCGGCGGAGGCACACATGCGCAACAGACCGCTAAAATAATGGTTGAGTTCGAAGCCATCTGCGAAAAGGACCGGCCCGATCTCGTTCTGGTCGTCGGAGATGTGAACTCAACTCTGGCCTGCGCCATTGTTGCCAAAAAAATGCATATCAAAGTGGCCCATGTTGAGGCCGGTCTTCGCAGCTTTGATCTTGCCATGCCCGAAGAAATCAATCGCATGGTCACGGATTCTATTACAGATCTCTTCTTTGTCACTGAAGAACAGGGAATGGTCAATCTCAAAAAAGAAGGGAAGCCGGATACATCGGTTCACTTTGTGGGCCACGTAATGATAGATAATTTGTACTATCAGCTATCAAAGCTGAAAAAAATGTCTCCGGCGACATTCAAAACGACCGAATATAAACTGCAGCATACCAGATATGGTGTTGTAACACTCCACCGACCTTCAAATGTTGATGATAAAAATTCTCTTGGGTCAATCATTGATTCCCTGGCAGAGATTTCAAAAACGCTTCCTTTAATATTCCCGATTCATCCAAGAACACGGAAAAAACTTGAATCGTTTGATATCAAACTGCCTGAAACCATTACCCTTACAGATCCGTTGTCATATATGGAATTTTTAAATCTATGGAAAGATTCCGTAGTTGCGCTGACGGATTCCGGCGGACTCCAGGAAGAGACAACCGCGCTCGGGATTCCCTGTCTCACTTTAAGGGAGAATACGGAAAGACCTATTACGGTGACCCAGGGCACCAACGAACTAGTTGGTGTCTCAAAAAATAAATTAATGACCAATTTTGAAACAATTATGGCAGGCAACTGGAAAACTGGCAAAAGACCAAATTTGTGGGACGGTCAGGCGGCCGAAAGAATTACAAAGACAATTCTGGCTTCTTGA
- a CDS encoding nucleotide sugar dehydrogenase, whose protein sequence is MGKDTKIAVVGLGYVGLPLAVHFGTKYKTTGFDLKQSIVDNSLAHKDPTGEVSKAEFENAIYFSPTTDPKLMSDADIIVVAVPTPIDKARRPDLYPVESASRTVGKVMKKGCVVVFESTVYPGVTEDICVPILEKESGMTWKTDFHVGYSPERINPGDKEHTLTKIVKVVSGDDEQTLETVAALYESIVEAGVHRTCTIKEAEAAKVIENTQRDLNIALMNELALIFDRLGIDTKNVLEAAGSKWNFLKFFPGLVGGHCIGVDPYYLTFKAESEGYHPEVILAGRRINDGMGKFVVEKAVKMMIASSQSVKGTKVGVLGLTFKEDCPDLRNTRVIDIVRELESYGCEVLVHDPKADPEESSRYYNVELKSWEALTNLGALILAVPHAWYKKQPLKELTDKLNPMGGIIDVKSILDVEEVKKAGVPFWRL, encoded by the coding sequence TTGGGAAAAGATACAAAAATAGCCGTTGTCGGTCTTGGTTATGTCGGCCTTCCTTTGGCCGTACATTTCGGCACAAAATATAAGACCACTGGATTTGATTTAAAGCAATCTATTGTGGATAATAGCCTGGCACATAAAGATCCCACCGGAGAAGTCTCAAAAGCAGAATTTGAAAACGCCATCTATTTTTCGCCGACCACAGATCCCAAGCTAATGTCAGATGCGGATATAATTGTGGTGGCGGTCCCAACACCCATAGATAAAGCAAGGCGGCCGGACCTTTACCCGGTGGAAAGCGCATCAAGGACCGTGGGAAAAGTAATGAAGAAAGGATGCGTTGTCGTATTTGAGTCCACAGTATATCCGGGCGTAACCGAGGACATCTGTGTTCCGATCCTGGAAAAAGAGTCGGGTATGACCTGGAAAACAGATTTCCATGTCGGATACTCTCCGGAAAGAATCAATCCAGGGGATAAAGAGCATACGCTCACTAAAATTGTAAAAGTGGTGTCCGGTGATGATGAGCAGACCCTTGAAACGGTAGCGGCCCTCTATGAATCCATTGTGGAAGCCGGTGTACACCGGACATGCACCATTAAAGAAGCTGAGGCTGCAAAAGTCATTGAAAACACCCAGCGTGATTTAAATATAGCTTTGATGAATGAACTGGCCCTGATATTTGACCGACTTGGTATTGACACAAAAAATGTTCTTGAAGCCGCAGGGTCTAAATGGAATTTCCTGAAATTTTTCCCCGGCCTTGTGGGAGGCCATTGTATCGGAGTTGACCCTTACTATCTGACATTTAAAGCAGAAAGTGAAGGCTACCATCCGGAAGTCATTCTGGCCGGTCGCAGAATCAACGATGGCATGGGTAAATTTGTCGTGGAAAAGGCAGTTAAAATGATGATTGCCTCCTCTCAATCCGTTAAAGGGACCAAAGTCGGTGTTCTGGGACTAACGTTCAAAGAAGATTGCCCCGACTTAAGAAACACCCGCGTTATTGACATCGTCCGGGAACTTGAATCATACGGATGTGAAGTTTTGGTTCATGACCCCAAGGCTGATCCGGAAGAATCCAGTCGATATTACAATGTCGAATTAAAATCCTGGGAGGCACTGACGAATTTAGGTGCATTGATTCTGGCGGTTCCCCATGCCTGGTACAAAAAGCAGCCCTTGAAAGAACTCACGGATAAATTGAACCCCATGGGCGGTATCATAGATGTAAAAAGCATTCTGGATGTCGAAGAAGTCAAAAAAGCCGGCGTTCCATTCTGGCGGTTATAA